From the genome of Mucilaginibacter paludis DSM 18603:
ATCGTTAGCCGGGTTGTATTGGAGGTCCCCGTATTTCTCAACAAATTCTTTTTCGCGCCAAATTAAATAAGGTTTCAGTTTTTCAATAGGTATCAACTCTTTTTCGGCCTGCTCTTTTCCTATCACGGCTATAGCATCAATGGTGGTAACAAAATTCAACTCTCCCAAAAAGTTATCTAAAAATATCAGGCTCCCGTTAATTATGGTATTTTCATCTGCCTCATTAAAATCGGCATGGATAACCTTGATGTCAATTTCATCCGGGCAATCCGGAATATCATCAGCATAAAAAAACAGATTCTCCGCAGTGAAGGAGTAGTTGGCCATTGTTATACTCACATTCTTAATATCCAAGGCCGGCTTTAGGGCTGTAAACATCCAACCGGTTATTGGTGGTGCCGCATTTACAAGTTCTTCTGCAAAAACAATATTCGTTATAACACCGTCGGCTGTTAAAACCAATTCGGCTGTTTGCGCGTCGGCCATGCCTGCTAAAAAAAAGAACCCGCTTTTCAATTGATTCAGTTTGACCTATAGCTGATCAAAAAAATCGGCTTCAATGTTTTTATGCTCTTTTACAGCCTTAAAAAACAACTGTTCGTTCTTTTTAAACCAGTTCCAAAAATCTTCGTTCGATTTAACTGGCTGTTCCTTTTTTCCGAATAAGTTTTTAAGCAGACTCATCAATTTTTCTATTTTTCGATAAATATAGGCGTTAACATCAAATTAAAAAATCAGCTTTCCATCCAGCAATGCATCTACCGGTAATCTCATGCATTGTTCTATTATCGTCCGCCTCCTATATACCAATCAAAAAAATCTCATTTATAAAAATATCATAAAAAAACACACCATCTGTTATCTTTTTTACCTCAAATAGGTTATGTTTATAAAATAAAACGCGGTTTATGTCAATAAAAGTAGCCATTCGTCATTACACCAGTTATAAATATAGCCGGCATATTAAGCTTTCTCCTCAAGTTATCCGTTTACGCCCTGCGGCTCATTCGCGTACCCTGATAAAGGGCTACTCTTTAAAAATATCACCTGAAAATCACTTCATCAACTGGCAGCAGGATCCTTTTGGCAACTACCTTGCCCGTATTGTTTTCCCCGACCCGGTAAATGAGTTTATTGTTGATGTAGAGGTAATTGCCGATATGGTGGTGATTAATCCCTTCGATTTTTTTGTTGAAGATTACGCCAAAGATTACCCCTTTACTTACGAGGAAGCCTTACAAAAAAACCTGGTTCCGTACCTTGAAATCACCGAAAGCGGGCCGTTGTTAAAGCAGCTGATTGATAAGGCACACGATCTGCTTAAAACCACTCCGGTTACGCTCGATTTTTTAGTCGCCCTTAACCAGATGCTCTACAGGGAGATCTCATACAACGTGAGGATGGAACCCGGCATACAAAGCTGCGAAGATACGCTGACGTTAAAATCAGGTTCGTGCCGTGATGTAGCCTGGCTGTTTGTGCAATTGCTTCGGCATTTTAACATGGCTGCCCGCTTTGCATCGGGCTACCTGGTGCAGTTAAAGCCCGATATTAAGTCGCTCTTCGGTGCATCAGGCCCCGAAGAGGACTTTACAGATTTACATGCCTGGGCCGAGGTTTATCTGCCCGGCGCAGGATGGGTAGGCCTTGATGCTACATCGGGCTTGTTTGCCGGCGAAGGGCATATCCCTTTAGCCTGCACGCCCGATCCGCAAAGCGCCGCTCCTATCAGCGGCATGGCCGAGGCCTGCGAAACCGAATTTGAATTTAAAAACACCATTACCCGCGTTGAAGAAAAACCCCGTGTAACCAAACCATTTTCGGACAAGCAATGGGACGATATTATGGCCCTTGGCGATCAGGTTGACGAGGAGTTTGAGGCCAATAATGTGCGTTTAACCATGGGTGGCGAACCCACCTTTGTAGCTATAGATAATAACGAAGCACCGGAATGGAATTCTGCAGCCGATGGCGAACATAAGCGCCGCTTATCTAACATCCTGTTCCATAAACTTAAAAACGAATATGGCAAAGGAGCGTTAATGCAATATGGCCAGGGTAAGTGGTACCCCGGCGAGCCTCTCCCCCGCTGGAAACTGGCCTGCTACTGGCGCAAAGATGATATCCCCTTATGGAACAATGATACGCTGATGGCCGATCTGTCTAAAGATTATGGCCTTACCGCCCGGGATGCCGAAAGATTTATGCAAGCCTTTACTCAGGAGTTGCACATCGATCCGGGGTATATTACGGCAACTTATGAAGACCCTTTTTACTTTTTGTGGGAAGAAAGCAAAACGCCTATCAATGTTGATCCGCTTAAGGTAGACCTCAAATCGCCATTAGAACGCCAAAAACTGGCCGAATTGCTCAACAATGGCCTTAACGAACCAGTAGGCTATGTTGTGCCCATTAAATG
Proteins encoded in this window:
- a CDS encoding DUF695 domain-containing protein encodes the protein MKSGFFFLAGMADAQTAELVLTADGVITNIVFAEELVNAAPPITGWMFTALKPALDIKNVSITMANYSFTAENLFFYADDIPDCPDEIDIKVIHADFNEADENTIINGSLIFLDNFLGELNFVTTIDAIAVIGKEQAEKELIPIEKLKPYLIWREKEFVEKYGDLQYNPANDSFAALEAKLSNGAPMLAIINIGLLGWEGKASHPWILDVEIKYNGENNNGMPDNETYRLLDDIEDDILAQLNDADAYLNIGRQTADNAREIYIACNDFRKSSKVMYALKQKYAGLLNLGYKVYKDKYWRSFNRFVN